Proteins encoded by one window of Candidatus Obscuribacter sp.:
- a CDS encoding alpha/beta hydrolase, whose product MLSKVLLVIISMSALTVAQIFFATARAQAPQSLPIKKDSHQYGNASRVRRLQQLDIYHDDSLHNAPVIVMVHGGAWHSGDKSDYDVALSRARLFLAKRFVYVSINYRLAPQSKHPCQTEDLASAIAWLNKNIARYGGNASKMILVGHSAGGHIVSLLIADPHYLRAKSAASSAIKAAVLLDPAALDLEGSWSRSGYTNSSQLTDAFGKERANWLSASPLHQLTLRQSRTNVDISKQTMPELILALSKDQFKNRAQALAYIKAYKDCGGDCQLILIAHKDHTGILKSFGDSNDTVTQALMQCLSH is encoded by the coding sequence ATGCTATCTAAAGTGCTACTCGTCATAATCTCGATGTCGGCGCTAACAGTTGCGCAGATATTTTTTGCTACAGCAAGGGCTCAGGCGCCGCAATCTTTGCCCATAAAAAAGGATAGCCACCAATACGGCAATGCCTCCAGAGTGCGCCGACTGCAGCAGTTAGACATCTACCACGATGACAGTTTGCACAATGCACCAGTGATAGTCATGGTGCATGGAGGCGCCTGGCATAGCGGCGACAAGAGTGACTATGACGTAGCACTGTCTCGGGCCAGATTGTTTTTAGCCAAACGTTTTGTCTATGTCAGTATCAACTACAGACTGGCACCACAATCTAAGCACCCATGCCAGACAGAGGACCTGGCCTCGGCTATTGCCTGGCTCAATAAAAACATCGCCAGATACGGTGGCAATGCCAGTAAAATGATACTGGTAGGTCACAGTGCGGGTGGACATATAGTGTCCTTGCTTATTGCCGACCCACACTATCTAAGAGCCAAGTCAGCCGCGTCCAGCGCCATCAAAGCCGCGGTGTTACTGGATCCGGCTGCACTCGATCTGGAGGGCAGCTGGAGTCGCTCTGGCTACACTAACAGCTCTCAATTGACAGATGCCTTTGGTAAAGAGCGTGCCAACTGGCTGAGTGCTTCACCTTTGCATCAGCTTACACTGAGGCAAAGCCGGACAAACGTAGATATAAGCAAACAAACAATGCCTGAGCTAATACTGGCTCTGTCAAAAGATCAATTTAAAAACCGCGCCCAGGCTCTTGCCTATATCAAAGCCTACAAAGACTGTGGCGGCGATTGCCAACTGATACTAATAGCCCACAAAGATCACACCGGCATACTTAAATCATTTGGCGACTCAAATGACACAGTGACTCAAGCATTAATGCAATGCCTCAGTCACTAG
- a CDS encoding M23 family metallopeptidase: MLKSKASVRPNRTFAKAQSAALLLTFATTFMAGAYAQDDATTKDQIRAQIDPSPTATGPANWTLIGSLVTTSPRPFKGSEGKVHLLYELVLTNFNRETVALDSVAIADADSPDKIVTTLSDKTLESAALNIGSSGKGTKVGPTQSKIIFVNIDVDKESDIPARLTHQIRYHALSGKDQASKTQYTPALTVSTKKAVTISSPLRGKGWFAAGGYASMIGHRRSLFPLDNKLQCAQRFAIDWVQISDDGYSTKQDVKNLDNSTCFKKTIHSVADGVVVGVVNQYDSQPVQVPSGDRYHPGGNSITIKNDDGYYAFYAHILKDSAKVKAGDRVKRGDAIALLGNSGNSTGPHLHFHLTDGPAPLAADGIPYVFDHFSVTGKVDDIDTFFKNDEVGKKQTIGQDSQPGQHTGELIREGAVVEFVD; the protein is encoded by the coding sequence ATGCTCAAATCAAAAGCGTCTGTCCGACCCAACCGTACTTTTGCTAAAGCTCAGAGTGCTGCCCTCTTGCTAACATTTGCCACTACCTTTATGGCAGGCGCTTATGCACAAGATGATGCCACTACAAAAGACCAGATCAGAGCCCAAATAGATCCATCCCCCACAGCCACTGGTCCGGCCAACTGGACTCTAATCGGCAGCTTAGTAACAACCTCGCCTAGACCCTTTAAAGGTAGTGAAGGCAAAGTACACTTGCTCTATGAGCTGGTTTTGACCAACTTTAATAGAGAGACGGTGGCACTGGACAGTGTTGCCATTGCTGACGCCGACAGCCCCGACAAAATAGTGACGACTCTAAGTGACAAAACACTAGAGAGCGCAGCACTCAATATTGGTAGCAGTGGCAAAGGCACAAAAGTCGGTCCGACACAATCTAAAATCATCTTTGTCAACATAGATGTGGACAAAGAGAGCGATATACCAGCGCGCCTGACGCACCAGATACGCTACCACGCCCTATCGGGCAAAGACCAGGCAAGCAAAACACAATACACTCCAGCACTGACAGTATCCACAAAAAAAGCAGTCACGATAAGCTCTCCACTGAGAGGCAAAGGCTGGTTTGCTGCTGGTGGCTATGCCAGCATGATTGGTCACAGGAGATCACTTTTCCCACTGGATAACAAATTACAATGCGCCCAACGCTTTGCCATCGACTGGGTGCAGATATCAGATGATGGTTACTCGACCAAACAAGATGTCAAAAATCTCGACAATTCCACATGCTTCAAAAAAACCATTCACTCAGTTGCCGATGGCGTAGTTGTTGGTGTAGTCAACCAGTACGATAGTCAGCCTGTGCAAGTGCCATCAGGAGATCGCTATCACCCAGGCGGCAACAGCATCACCATCAAAAACGATGATGGCTACTATGCATTTTATGCTCACATCCTCAAAGACAGCGCCAAAGTCAAAGCAGGCGATCGTGTAAAACGCGGAGACGCCATTGCGCTTTTGGGCAATAGCGGTAACTCCACCGGTCCCCATCTGCACTTCCACCTCACAGATGGACCAGCCCCGCTGGCAGCAGATGGCATCCCCTATGTCTTTGATCACTTTAGCGTGACTGGCAAAGTAGATGACATAGACACCTTCTTTAAAAACGATGAAGTCGGCAAAAAGCAAACAATAGGCCAAGACAGTCAACCAGGCCAGCACACTGGCGAGCTTATACGCGAGGGTGCTGTGGTCGAATTTGTAGATTAA